Below is a window of Chryseobacterium arthrosphaerae DNA.
ACCATTTATGATGAAGCGGGTAAAAAAGTAAAGAGCTTTTCAAAATCTGACTTCACGGATTTTGCGAATAATTCTAATGGTGTATTTTATTCAGACAATAGAGTTCTGGTATTGCCTTACACTTCCGCTCACTATCCTTATACAGTAGATTTCTCATACGAGCTTACTGATGAAAACACTATTTTTATTCCGGATTTTGAACCTTTTTCTTCCACCAATACCTCTTTGGAAGAAGGTCAGTTTAAAATCATAAATAAATCAGGAATTGAGCTTAGAACTAAAATCTATCCTTCAAAATATAATTATGCGTCGGTTACAGAAAGTGGTAGCGGAGCTGAAAAAACATATACCTTTAAAAATGTTCCGGCTATTGAAAATGCTTTATTGATGCCGGACCCGGTGAAAATATTGCCTAAAGTAGACTTTTCCCTGGCGCAGTTTAACCTGGCAGGAAAAAAAGGCTCGTTGAATAACTGGAAAGATTTCGGAACCTGGTGTTATACCAATCTCATAGAACCCGTTGCGGCTTCCGGTCCTGCCATTAAAGCTGAAGTAGCCGCCTTAAAACTGGAGGGATCTACAGAAGACAAAGTCAGAAAACTTTATCAGCACATGCAGTCGAAAACCCGTTATATCTATGTAGGATTGGGAATCGGAGGATGGCTTCCTATGCAGCCTGATGAAGTTCATAGAAAAGGATATGGCGATTGTAAGGGACTTACCAATTATATGAAAGTACTTCTGAATGAAGCAGGTATTCCTTCTACTTACTGTGTGATAAATTCCAGTACTTCCTCCGTTTCTTTCGATCCTGACTTTCCTTCAATGGGAGGGAATCATGCTATTCTGATGGTTCCTACAGAAAAAGGAAATATATGGCTTGAGAATACTTCCCAGCAAACAGCTTTCAATCACTTAAGTTATCATACAACGGATAGAAACGTATTGGCAATGACCCCGAAAGGAATTGAGCTGATTAATACTCCTGCTTATAAAGCGGAAGAGAACAGGGAAAAACAGATGCTGAAAATCAATATTAATGAAGATAACAGCATCACAGGAGAAGGAAATTTTTTTTATACGGGAAACCAATATGACACCAATTTAAGGTTTGCAAACCTTGATCCTAAAGAAAAAAATGATGCCATAAAAAACAGGTTCAATGTTTTGAATTTTGAAAAAATTGAAGTGAAAAATTTTAACAATGACAGGAATAAAGCTGTGATCACTTATGATTTAGACTTCAAAACCAACAATTTTTCCAAAAATGCAGGAAGCAGTATTTTGTTCAGGGCTATTCCTATCCTGGAGCCTGAAGTGTATAAAACAGATGAAAGCCGTGAGCTGCCCTTTGAGATCTGGCAGTCTTATCAGGATGATCATGATATCGCTTTCACCATTCCTAAAGGCTATAAAATTGATGAAATACCCGGAGATTCCAATATCAGTTCCGAATTTGGAAACTATACATTAAGCTTTGTAAAAGATAACGGCCAGATAAAAGTAACACGGAAAATACAGATCAATAAAGGAATCTATCCCAAAGAAAAGTATAATGACTATGTAAACTTCAGAAAGAAGATCATGAACATGGATAATTCGAAAATTTTAATTACGAAAATATAATGATGAAAAAAATAATGGTAGTGGTTTTTTGCTCCGCAAATGCCATACTGGTCAGTGCACAGAAATATCAGTTTCTGAATCCTCCTAAATTCAATGATGCCGACCTGTCTAAGGCAAAATCATTATTGGATGAAAATGCCCCCGCTGAAATTCTGTATAAATCCGTACATTTTATGGTGGATACCTCTACAGGAAACCTGAGCAAAAAATATTTTTACAGGGTAAAAATTTATAATAAAGATAAGGCATTGGACTGGATGAATATTGAAATCCCTCTTTACAGTTACAATGCCAACAGGGAATCATTGGGGAAGTTCAAAGCTTTTACTTACAACCTGGAAAATGGAAACGTGGTGCCGGTGAAAGTGGAAAAGAGCTCTCAGTATAAAAGCAAGGAAAGCAAATACGTGACAATTACCAAATTTGCATTTCCCAATGTGAAAAACGGTTCGGTTCTGGAGTATCAGTATGAAGTTACCTCTCCATTTCTGTTCTCAATACCGGAAGTGCTTATAGAAACAGATATCCCTTCCCTGAATACGGAATATGTTTTGGACGCCCCGCTTAATATCGCCTACAATATTAATTATACCGGAGAAGTTCCTCCTAAATACAGGGAAATTGAGGAACGTTTCCTGTACGGAACACAATCTAAGACCTTTAGATTCGGATATGAAAACCTGAAAGGATTTAAAAGTGAAAAATGGGTGAGGAATGACAGGAACTTCCGCACGAAAATCAGCGCAGAACTGAACTCTACAAACTTCAGAGAGCTTAAACTGTATTCATCATCCTGGGATCAGATTGGTAAAAGACTTTATCAGGATGAAGATTTTGGAGGCGAACTGAAAAAAACAAAACTGGCTAAAGAAAATATGCCTGCAGGAATATCGGAGATGAAAACTGACCTCGAGAAAGCCAATGCTGTTTTTTCATACATTCAGAAAACATTTACTTGGAATAAAGACAGGGGAATTTATCCTGAAAACGGAATCAGAAAGATGCTCGAAAGTAAAGTGGGAAACGCCGCTGAAATCAATCTTTTTCTGGTCATGATGCTGCGTGAAGCGGGACTTAAAGCAGATCCGCTTATTATTTCTACCGTAGATAACGGACTGTTAAATCTGGCTTCTCCCAATGTTTCCAAAATGAATTTTGTGCTGGGTGCAATAGATATTGACGGGACCCTTCATATTTACGATGCTACTTCCAGACAGTCTTCAATAGATGAGATTCCTTTGCAGGGCTGGAACCAATATGGTGTTTTAGTTACTAAAACCAAAGCCCAGCTTATTCAGATGAACAATACCAAACCAAGCAATACTTTCCTTGCGGCAGAAGCAAAGATTAATAGTGACGGCAGTATTTCGGGAACCTATTCAGACCGGGATACCGGCGCTTTTGCTATGTTGGCCAAGGACCGTTATGATGAGAATGCCGAAAAATATAACAAAGCCTATAAAGACAATTATGCAATAGATTTTACGGATATTCAGCCGAAAGTACTGGAAAACGGGGAGTTTGAAAGCACCATGAATTTCTCTTCCATGAACCTGATAGACAGGGTAGGAAAGAAAATGATCATCAATCCGATGTTGTTTTTAAGCAAAAATTCCAATGAATTTGATCAGACGGAGGCCAGAAAATATACGATTGATTTCGGATCTCCTACCACAAGAACAAAAAAGATCACTCTTGAAATTCCGGAAGGATTTG
It encodes the following:
- a CDS encoding DUF3857 domain-containing protein, encoding MMKFLILGALSTASVYFAQSYPASAIPENLKKNADAVIRKNFTTAQINKIDEIVYQYNKVTTVLNKDGDSKAAIYIPYQKGDGISNVKVTIYDEAGKKVKSFSKSDFTDFANNSNGVFYSDNRVLVLPYTSAHYPYTVDFSYELTDENTIFIPDFEPFSSTNTSLEEGQFKIINKSGIELRTKIYPSKYNYASVTESGSGAEKTYTFKNVPAIENALLMPDPVKILPKVDFSLAQFNLAGKKGSLNNWKDFGTWCYTNLIEPVAASGPAIKAEVAALKLEGSTEDKVRKLYQHMQSKTRYIYVGLGIGGWLPMQPDEVHRKGYGDCKGLTNYMKVLLNEAGIPSTYCVINSSTSSVSFDPDFPSMGGNHAILMVPTEKGNIWLENTSQQTAFNHLSYHTTDRNVLAMTPKGIELINTPAYKAEENREKQMLKININEDNSITGEGNFFYTGNQYDTNLRFANLDPKEKNDAIKNRFNVLNFEKIEVKNFNNDRNKAVITYDLDFKTNNFSKNAGSSILFRAIPILEPEVYKTDESRELPFEIWQSYQDDHDIAFTIPKGYKIDEIPGDSNISSEFGNYTLSFVKDNGQIKVTRKIQINKGIYPKEKYNDYVNFRKKIMNMDNSKILITKI
- a CDS encoding DUF3857 domain-containing protein encodes the protein MMKKIMVVVFCSANAILVSAQKYQFLNPPKFNDADLSKAKSLLDENAPAEILYKSVHFMVDTSTGNLSKKYFYRVKIYNKDKALDWMNIEIPLYSYNANRESLGKFKAFTYNLENGNVVPVKVEKSSQYKSKESKYVTITKFAFPNVKNGSVLEYQYEVTSPFLFSIPEVLIETDIPSLNTEYVLDAPLNIAYNINYTGEVPPKYREIEERFLYGTQSKTFRFGYENLKGFKSEKWVRNDRNFRTKISAELNSTNFRELKLYSSSWDQIGKRLYQDEDFGGELKKTKLAKENMPAGISEMKTDLEKANAVFSYIQKTFTWNKDRGIYPENGIRKMLESKVGNAAEINLFLVMMLREAGLKADPLIISTVDNGLLNLASPNVSKMNFVLGAIDIDGTLHIYDATSRQSSIDEIPLQGWNQYGVLVTKTKAQLIQMNNTKPSNTFLAAEAKINSDGSISGTYSDRDTGAFAMLAKDRYDENAEKYNKAYKDNYAIDFTDIQPKVLENGEFESTMNFSSMNLIDRVGKKMIINPMLFLSKNSNEFDQTEARKYTIDFGSPTTRTKKITLEIPEGFVIEEMPKEKKIVTEDKEIEYSYSVQQKGNKLEVTSVTKVGSADYPKEYYVAFKQIWGVASKFENQVISLIRK